A portion of the Acidobacteriaceae bacterium genome contains these proteins:
- the agaR gene encoding transcriptional repressor AgaR, protein MSPKGPKQKHAVSEAGSEPVAAAQNMLIGERRQHVMRLLERDGRVLVSELSTQLGISPITIRKDLDYLESKGLVERTHGGALAPQKTAMLDRPLKEKESQQTREKQLIAEAAASLVQEGQCVLLDSGTTTTAVAKELRRFSNLTIVTNALNIAAELSDTDFDIILIGGNLRKNAFSLVGPLAEDVLREIHADILFLGVDGFDVETGITTPSVQEARVNRVMANVSRKVVAVCDSTKFSRRSLALIIPPSAVHKVITDSNIDAKTKQALEAAGVSVVTV, encoded by the coding sequence ATGAGTCCGAAGGGCCCAAAACAGAAACATGCCGTTAGCGAAGCTGGAAGCGAGCCTGTCGCCGCAGCGCAGAACATGCTCATCGGCGAGCGCCGGCAGCATGTCATGCGGCTGCTGGAGCGTGACGGCCGCGTACTCGTCTCTGAGCTTTCGACTCAGCTAGGCATCTCGCCCATCACTATTCGCAAAGACCTCGATTACCTTGAGTCAAAAGGTCTGGTGGAGCGCACGCATGGTGGCGCGCTGGCTCCACAGAAGACGGCGATGCTCGACCGTCCGCTGAAGGAAAAAGAGTCGCAGCAGACCCGCGAGAAGCAGTTGATCGCAGAAGCCGCCGCTTCGCTCGTGCAGGAAGGGCAGTGCGTTCTGCTGGACTCCGGCACGACCACGACGGCCGTAGCGAAGGAGCTGCGCCGCTTCTCCAATCTCACGATCGTCACCAACGCGCTGAATATTGCAGCGGAGTTGAGCGACACAGACTTCGACATCATCTTGATCGGTGGCAACCTTCGCAAGAACGCTTTCTCGCTGGTCGGGCCACTTGCCGAAGACGTTCTGCGCGAGATTCACGCGGACATCCTTTTTCTCGGTGTGGATGGCTTCGATGTCGAGACGGGCATCACGACGCCCAGCGTACAGGAAGCCAGGGTGAACCGCGTGATGGCGAACGTCTCACGCAAGGTCGTGGCCGTTTGCGATTCGACCAAATTCTCCCGCCGCAGCCTTGCGCTCATCATCCCACCTTCTGCGGTCCACAAAGTCATCACAGACAGCAATATCGACGCAAAAACGAAGCAGGCGCTGGAAGCTGCAGGCGTCAGCGTAGTCACTGTTTAA
- a CDS encoding response regulator transcription factor yields the protein MTQILLIDDDKELCHGLQRLLRMDGFELSFVHDARDGLLRAVESTFELIVLDVMLPGGDGRVLLRKLRTSSDVPVIMLTARGDEKDRILGLELGADDYLPKPFNVRELIARMRAVLKRKGAEASLPLLHLGDIEIHPVLRQVKQKGEALSLTGTEFEILLVLARSAGRVVTRDEIAEACLGRSIGAFDRSVDNHISNLRKKLGPAPDGNERIQSLRGVGYLYIGESQQ from the coding sequence ATGACGCAGATACTGTTGATCGACGACGACAAAGAGTTATGCCACGGCTTGCAGCGGCTTCTTCGCATGGACGGCTTTGAGCTTTCCTTCGTGCACGACGCTCGCGACGGCCTGCTGCGCGCTGTGGAATCGACCTTCGAGCTTATCGTTCTCGACGTCATGCTCCCCGGCGGCGATGGCAGGGTTCTGTTACGAAAGCTGAGAACCTCATCCGATGTTCCTGTCATCATGTTGACCGCTCGCGGCGATGAGAAGGATCGCATCCTGGGGTTAGAGCTTGGTGCAGATGACTACCTCCCCAAGCCCTTCAACGTGCGTGAACTGATCGCACGAATGCGTGCTGTACTCAAGCGCAAAGGCGCGGAAGCCTCGCTGCCTCTGCTTCATCTTGGCGATATCGAAATTCATCCTGTGCTGCGACAGGTCAAGCAGAAGGGGGAAGCCCTCTCGCTTACTGGCACCGAGTTTGAAATCCTTCTCGTCCTCGCGCGATCAGCGGGCAGAGTCGTTACCAGGGATGAGATCGCAGAGGCCTGCCTCGGGCGCTCCATCGGAGCCTTCGACCGCAGCGTCGACAACCACATCAGCAACCTCCGCAAGAAGCTCGGTCCTGCACCCGACGGCAATGAGAGAATCCAAAGTCTGCGCGGTGTCGGCTATCTCTACATCGGCGAGTCGCAACAGTGA
- a CDS encoding amidohydrolase family protein — MFVDLVNATAEVDLRLSDFHPKSSLVTPVSVVERAKFAAIDYHNHLDSTDPLEVLKIMDQTGIEHVVNITMKVGDEALAIMDRFHAAAPERFSSIGWMDWSDIDSPEFIQTTIERLQRMVDHGAVAIKFWKDLGLVLRDEQGKLLTIDDERFIPIFDACAKLGLPVMFHTADPSAFFEPIDPQNERYEELAAHPDWGFHEVPVTKRELMEQRNRVIARHPEITFIGAHCAESGEDLRYLSEQLDRLPNLMIDMSARTPELGRQPYAAREFFLRYADRILFGTDLLPNVEMYRLHFRFLETADEYFDYPSHASRQGRWNIYGIFLPDDVLRKVYRENALRLLPKLQR, encoded by the coding sequence ATGTTCGTTGATCTGGTGAACGCTACGGCAGAAGTGGACCTTCGCCTGAGCGACTTTCACCCCAAGTCCAGCCTTGTGACGCCCGTGTCGGTTGTGGAGCGGGCGAAGTTTGCCGCGATCGACTATCACAATCATCTGGACTCGACCGACCCACTCGAAGTGCTCAAGATCATGGACCAGACCGGCATTGAGCATGTCGTGAACATCACGATGAAGGTGGGCGATGAGGCTCTGGCGATCATGGATCGCTTTCATGCAGCAGCCCCGGAACGCTTCTCCTCTATCGGGTGGATGGACTGGAGTGATATCGATAGCCCGGAGTTTATTCAAACTACGATCGAACGCCTTCAGCGGATGGTGGACCATGGCGCAGTCGCGATCAAGTTCTGGAAAGACCTCGGGTTAGTGCTGCGCGATGAACAGGGCAAGCTGCTGACGATCGACGATGAGCGCTTTATTCCGATCTTCGACGCGTGTGCCAAACTGGGGCTTCCCGTGATGTTCCACACGGCTGATCCCAGCGCGTTCTTTGAGCCAATTGATCCACAGAATGAACGCTATGAAGAGCTGGCCGCTCACCCGGACTGGGGCTTTCATGAGGTACCGGTAACAAAGCGCGAGCTGATGGAACAACGCAACCGAGTGATCGCACGGCATCCTGAGATCACGTTTATTGGCGCCCACTGTGCAGAGAGCGGTGAAGATCTCCGCTATCTCAGCGAGCAGCTTGATCGCCTGCCCAACCTGATGATCGACATGAGCGCGCGCACGCCGGAGTTGGGTAGGCAGCCGTATGCTGCACGCGAGTTTTTCCTGCGCTATGCGGACCGCATTCTGTTTGGCACCGACCTGCTGCCAAATGTAGAGATGTATCGCCTGCACTTCCGCTTCCTGGAAACGGCGGACGAGTACTTCGACTATCCTTCGCACGCGTCGCGCCAGGGCCGGTGGAACATTTACGGCATCTTCCTGCCAGACGACGTGCTGCGCAAGGTGTATCGCGAGAACGCGCTGCGGCTGCTGCCAAAGCTACAGCGTTAA
- a CDS encoding carbohydrate kinase family protein, which yields MRRFDITIAGEVNLDLILPGLPAALPEERELLATDFVSTLGSSSAILAHNLSILDAKVGFITAVGGDPFAGLAMEWLKSASVDLSKVVEFAAGKTGVTLLLPHGKTRHILTYPGVMAEMTVSDLDVDYLASGRHFHLSSLFLQTALQPGLPELFRTLKARGVTLSLDTNDDPEDRWGAPLEELLGLVDIFLPNEDEACRIAGTRDVDAALTYLAKRTPVVAIKCGRRGSLVQAGEDRWEVASQTVTPVDTIGAGDSFNSGFLKAYLNGSSWQRCAEWGNATAALSTLRAGGVEAFRDAELRSAFLQTALNPQVG from the coding sequence GTGCGTCGTTTCGACATCACCATTGCAGGGGAAGTGAACCTGGATCTCATTCTTCCGGGGCTTCCTGCTGCTCTGCCTGAAGAGCGCGAGTTGCTGGCGACGGACTTTGTTTCGACGCTTGGCAGCTCGTCCGCCATTTTGGCTCACAACCTCTCCATCCTCGATGCGAAGGTTGGCTTCATCACCGCTGTGGGTGGGGATCCTTTCGCTGGCCTTGCCATGGAGTGGTTGAAGTCGGCGAGCGTCGATCTTTCTAAAGTAGTGGAGTTTGCTGCAGGGAAGACCGGCGTAACGCTGTTGCTGCCGCATGGGAAGACTCGTCATATCCTGACGTATCCCGGTGTGATGGCGGAGATGACGGTGAGCGATCTCGACGTGGACTATCTTGCGTCGGGCCGTCACTTTCATCTCTCTTCACTGTTCCTGCAAACAGCTCTCCAGCCCGGCTTGCCAGAGTTGTTCCGCACGCTTAAGGCACGCGGCGTAACGTTATCGCTCGATACGAACGATGATCCTGAAGACCGCTGGGGCGCGCCTCTCGAAGAACTGCTTGGCCTTGTCGACATCTTCCTGCCGAACGAAGATGAAGCTTGTCGCATCGCAGGCACGCGTGATGTGGACGCTGCCCTGACGTATCTGGCCAAACGTACTCCGGTGGTCGCGATCAAGTGTGGTCGTAGAGGTTCGCTGGTGCAGGCTGGGGAAGATCGTTGGGAGGTCGCCTCGCAAACGGTTACCCCTGTCGATACCATCGGCGCAGGAGACAGCTTCAACTCCGGCTTTCTCAAGGCTTACCTAAACGGCAGTTCCTGGCAGCGTTGTGCAGAGTGGGGCAACGCCACGGCAGCACTGTCCACGTTGCGAGCAGGCGGCGTCGAGGCCTTCCGTGATGCCGAATTGCGATCAGCTTTTTTGCAAACCGCACTCAACCCGCAGGTCGGTTGA
- a CDS encoding family 20 glycosylhydrolase, with protein MLTAALALPLAKASLAQSPSTFTNELLPQPMQLRASARGSFRVAAGWNISSPSIANPTVSAIAKRTVTRLQNETGIWFSDPWQPSAGKAAALTLAVEDTSVTQPYFGMDESYRLDVDASGAHLSSHTLFGLQRGVETFLQLVQHDPAGYYLPSVHIDDAPRFAWRGLMLDAGRHFQPVSVVLRTLDAMASVKLNVLHLHLSENQGFRVESKRFPKLTGEGSNGEFYTQADIHHIVAYATSLGIRVVPEFDLPGHTTSWFVGYPELASLQKSYQTDRTFGVHDEAIDPTRESTYKFLDAFFGEMAELFPDSYVHIGGDESNGKQWQSNPAIQAFMKDHHLADKAALQAYFNRRLQEILQRHGKKMVGWDEIIHPDLPSDVIVQNWHGVSFLAQAARDGHRGFSSKPYYLDHNETAESMYKADPVSPDAHLTDAQAKLIVGGEACMWSEQAVPLTIDSRIWPRTAAVAERLWSPATVVDIDDMYRRLRQEELRLDAMGIENLSGPQRMLRQLLGQRNPVSLQVLANAVQPDDFHDRARLQKNTVDTPMTGFVDSVVFDPPLRHDLQITMQQYLQGNASDSSAAQQRLQALFSSWQQAGDALKAQCAEEPRLNVVASRAAQLADLGRLSLAVLQSHQSRTSLPASQHQQLDALFEKSSARDASMVEFVVLPPLKELLKATP; from the coding sequence ATGCTGACGGCCGCCTTGGCTCTGCCCCTGGCGAAGGCTTCCCTGGCTCAGTCACCCTCGACTTTCACAAATGAACTTCTGCCGCAGCCAATGCAATTGCGTGCAAGCGCAAGGGGTTCGTTTCGTGTCGCTGCGGGCTGGAATATCTCTTCGCCGTCGATCGCAAACCCAACGGTTTCCGCTATTGCGAAGCGTACGGTGACGCGTCTGCAGAACGAAACAGGCATCTGGTTCAGCGATCCATGGCAGCCCTCAGCCGGTAAAGCCGCCGCGCTGACGCTTGCCGTAGAGGACACCTCTGTGACGCAGCCATACTTCGGCATGGACGAGAGCTACCGTCTCGATGTGGACGCTTCCGGCGCACATCTTTCCAGCCACACACTCTTCGGTCTCCAGCGTGGTGTTGAGACATTCCTGCAACTCGTACAGCATGATCCTGCGGGATACTATCTGCCTTCGGTCCACATTGACGATGCTCCTCGCTTTGCATGGCGCGGATTGATGCTCGATGCCGGGCGACACTTCCAACCTGTCAGTGTCGTTCTGCGAACGCTGGACGCGATGGCCTCCGTCAAGCTCAACGTGCTGCATCTGCACCTGTCGGAAAACCAGGGCTTCCGCGTCGAGAGCAAGCGCTTCCCGAAGCTGACGGGTGAAGGCTCGAACGGCGAGTTCTACACGCAGGCGGACATTCATCACATTGTGGCGTATGCCACATCGTTGGGCATACGTGTCGTGCCAGAGTTCGATCTGCCTGGGCATACAACGAGCTGGTTCGTTGGCTATCCCGAGCTCGCAAGTCTGCAGAAGAGCTATCAGACCGACCGAACCTTCGGTGTGCATGATGAAGCCATCGACCCCACGCGTGAGTCCACGTACAAGTTTCTCGATGCCTTCTTTGGTGAGATGGCAGAGCTCTTTCCTGACAGCTATGTGCACATCGGTGGCGATGAAAGCAACGGCAAGCAGTGGCAGTCGAATCCTGCGATTCAAGCCTTCATGAAAGATCATCATCTCGCCGACAAAGCTGCCTTGCAGGCGTACTTCAACCGTCGCCTGCAGGAGATCTTGCAGCGGCATGGCAAGAAGATGGTGGGCTGGGATGAGATTATCCACCCCGATCTTCCTTCGGATGTAATCGTGCAGAACTGGCATGGTGTGTCGTTCCTCGCCCAGGCTGCGCGCGATGGCCACAGAGGCTTCTCTTCCAAGCCGTATTACCTCGACCACAACGAGACTGCTGAGTCGATGTATAAGGCTGATCCTGTCTCGCCGGACGCCCACCTCACGGACGCGCAGGCAAAGCTGATCGTTGGTGGCGAAGCCTGCATGTGGAGTGAGCAGGCTGTTCCGCTCACCATCGACTCGCGTATCTGGCCTCGTACAGCAGCCGTAGCGGAACGCCTCTGGTCGCCTGCTACTGTTGTGGACATCGACGATATGTATCGTCGTCTGCGGCAGGAGGAGTTGCGCCTCGATGCCATGGGCATTGAAAACCTCTCTGGCCCGCAGCGTATGCTGCGCCAGCTCTTGGGGCAGCGCAATCCTGTGTCGTTGCAGGTTCTCGCGAATGCCGTGCAGCCCGATGATTTTCATGATCGTGCTCGCTTACAGAAGAACACCGTCGATACGCCAATGACTGGCTTCGTCGACTCTGTCGTCTTCGATCCGCCGCTGCGTCATGATCTGCAGATCACGATGCAACAGTACCTGCAGGGCAACGCAAGCGATTCGTCCGCAGCGCAGCAGCGTTTGCAGGCCCTCTTCTCGAGCTGGCAGCAAGCAGGAGACGCTTTGAAGGCGCAGTGTGCCGAAGAGCCTCGTCTGAACGTTGTTGCTTCTCGCGCAGCTCAACTTGCAGACCTTGGTCGTCTCTCGCTTGCCGTTTTACAAAGTCACCAAAGCCGCACGTCTTTGCCTGCATCGCAGCACCAGCAGTTGGACGCTCTTTTTGAAAAGTCCTCTGCACGTGATGCCTCGATGGTGGAGTTTGTCGTGCTTCCCCCGCTGAAGGAGTTGTTGAAAGCTACGCCGTAA
- a CDS encoding aldose epimerase → MQGITLQNELASATIMPAQGGRVASLRSLLTGVEFLWQAPTPWSLRQPGEDANFAHGAAAGIEECLPTVARCEAAGTPLPDHGDFWQLPWQVLAVSANAATLRAEGFSLPLAFEKTYTLRGAALCLESKITNIGAEDTSFLYAAHPLLAVDEGDRIVLPDECANLALFDSRHTRLGHKGTQLSWPQAALASGEGVVDLSLIGAFDDDTAEMLYTPRLLHGVCGLYRSAYRQGISLYFSEDSLPWMGLWICCGGWPDDGSPRQYAFAPEPTSAPCGSLSQALAESSATVLSPGASFNFSLEFALSDSGIDLADFTARTLHRA, encoded by the coding sequence ATGCAGGGCATCACGCTGCAAAATGAACTCGCTTCGGCAACAATCATGCCTGCGCAAGGCGGTCGCGTAGCCTCTCTGCGCAGCCTGCTAACGGGCGTCGAGTTCCTGTGGCAGGCGCCGACGCCCTGGAGTTTGCGGCAGCCTGGGGAAGATGCAAACTTTGCTCATGGTGCTGCTGCAGGGATTGAAGAGTGTCTGCCGACTGTTGCTCGCTGCGAAGCCGCAGGGACGCCGCTACCCGACCATGGAGACTTCTGGCAGTTGCCGTGGCAGGTGCTTGCTGTGTCCGCCAACGCTGCGACGTTGCGTGCAGAGGGTTTCTCCCTGCCTCTTGCCTTCGAGAAAACCTACACGCTACGCGGTGCTGCGCTTTGTCTTGAATCGAAGATCACGAACATCGGCGCAGAAGACACGTCATTCCTTTATGCGGCACATCCATTGTTGGCCGTGGACGAGGGCGACCGCATCGTGCTTCCAGATGAGTGCGCAAACCTCGCACTATTTGATTCGCGACACACGCGCCTGGGACACAAGGGCACTCAGCTCTCATGGCCGCAAGCTGCGCTCGCTAGCGGCGAAGGAGTCGTTGACCTCAGTTTGATCGGTGCGTTCGACGACGACACTGCCGAGATGCTTTACACCCCGCGGCTTCTTCATGGCGTTTGTGGTCTGTATCGCAGCGCCTATCGGCAGGGAATCAGCCTTTATTTCTCAGAAGACTCGTTGCCCTGGATGGGCTTGTGGATCTGTTGTGGCGGCTGGCCGGACGATGGCTCGCCGCGGCAGTACGCCTTTGCACCAGAGCCTACCTCTGCTCCATGCGGATCGTTGTCCCAGGCCCTTGCTGAATCCTCTGCAACTGTTCTGTCTCCCGGAGCCAGCTTCAACTTTTCGCTGGAGTTCGCGCTGAGTGATTCTGGCATCGACCTTGCCGACTTTACCGCTCGTACTCTTCACCGAGCTTGA
- a CDS encoding carboxypeptidase regulatory-like domain-containing protein, which yields MSLHLMGSAVLNMLKPKAKRVVQSMFLLGVATGALAQTTTTSIVGRVLDPSGAVVPKAQVVMQNKDTNQELRTLTDSHGEYRIDLLPAGTYDEKVTASGYKTTVQPGLVLYVGQVVTLNASLSIGEASTTVEVSTAQPIVNTTNSEIGETITSREITDLPLVDRNAYTLLDIIPGVQNNQNSIVFGYPEQRTIVNGGYDAGTGSVNYFLDGGPNLTGLRNTGNITPNPDALQEFRVQTNGYSAEYGRFPGGIINAITKSGTNDFHGTVFEFNRNQALAARTYGSDALPKAPLNRNQFGGTLGGPLRKDKLFFFGSYAGLRQDAANFVNSAVVPTEAERSGDFSGDAATALPVDISGTTPALFACGGVVGKICSTQLDPSAVKIMNDYIPHANVGTNLWQGYLATSVHSDDFLAKLTANLSERQHLNVLYFNTSGNSLLPANSSTNLPWANIYYHWRQQNSNIVHDYVISPSLINQTWITYTRNFAGRVGSPGTGLDDLDSSFTTQGTKSLPYITVTGYFTLGNAVQGPVAGTNFYSVRDMLTWTHGRHSIRFGGESSLDKDIQQITQTNYGVFSFGTTMTAGTVNKVKYTGNALAAFEIGSPTGVSQGSPVTGYTNSWNTALFLQDDYRILPRLTLNLGIRWDIQTPPTDPENKEGTYIAGRQSVVRPTAPVGQLFPGDAGVTRGITPVRWNHISPRVGFAYDLFGNSRTSIRGGAGLFWGSTSGNEWNQMENFVPWSLTFTFTNAGSITGARLSDPYKNLAGGNPYPYSGGWPVAGAQIYGISTDYNGPYIYHGNFSVQQQLTNTIGIQIAYVGALAHALPFSTDVNYPVLDATAKTGAASALARRPNPLFGQVALTKSNQTASYHALQVTGQKRIGSSFTMSAFYIWSKAMSSTSMQTQNTNSGAQDFNKLGAERGLSDYDIRNQFVASLIWRSHLYSGRSRWIGSTVNDWGVSLIAKVHTGNPYNLLNGGDANLDGSSSYDRPELVGNSKNIAVRSNKEWFNTAAFAYNTPTNGNPVDGNTPRNYIIGPGYRDIDLSLTRNFHVTRKTVLQVRADGSNAFNMATFTTPATNQRTITSSLFGQLNTTNPNRLVQLGAKLLF from the coding sequence ATGAGTTTGCACCTGATGGGGTCGGCGGTTCTCAATATGCTGAAACCGAAAGCGAAGCGGGTAGTTCAGTCGATGTTCCTCCTTGGTGTTGCGACGGGAGCGCTGGCGCAGACCACGACCACCAGCATTGTTGGTCGTGTGCTCGATCCTTCTGGCGCGGTTGTGCCAAAGGCGCAGGTCGTTATGCAGAACAAGGACACGAACCAGGAGCTTCGCACGCTCACCGACTCGCACGGCGAGTACCGCATCGATCTTCTGCCTGCTGGTACGTATGACGAGAAGGTAACGGCTTCGGGTTATAAGACGACCGTACAGCCCGGGCTCGTTCTCTATGTTGGCCAGGTCGTAACGCTCAACGCCAGCCTGTCGATCGGTGAAGCTTCTACGACGGTGGAAGTGAGCACGGCGCAGCCCATCGTCAACACGACGAACAGCGAAATCGGCGAAACGATCACCTCGCGCGAGATTACCGATCTTCCGCTCGTCGACCGTAACGCTTACACTTTGCTGGACATCATTCCCGGCGTGCAGAACAACCAGAACAGCATCGTATTTGGCTACCCTGAGCAGCGCACCATCGTGAATGGTGGCTACGACGCCGGCACCGGTTCAGTGAACTACTTCCTCGACGGCGGACCGAACCTCACAGGTCTTCGCAACACCGGCAACATCACGCCCAACCCCGATGCTCTGCAGGAGTTCCGCGTGCAGACCAACGGGTACAGCGCAGAGTACGGCCGCTTCCCCGGCGGCATTATCAACGCCATCACAAAGTCCGGTACCAACGACTTCCACGGCACGGTGTTTGAGTTCAACCGCAATCAGGCTCTTGCCGCCAGAACGTATGGTTCTGATGCCTTGCCGAAGGCCCCGCTCAACCGCAATCAATTTGGCGGAACGTTAGGTGGTCCCCTCCGCAAGGACAAGCTCTTCTTCTTTGGCTCCTATGCTGGCCTTCGCCAGGACGCGGCAAACTTTGTGAACAGCGCCGTTGTTCCTACTGAAGCAGAGCGCAGCGGCGATTTCAGTGGCGACGCGGCAACTGCGCTTCCCGTGGATATCTCAGGCACCACACCTGCGCTCTTTGCGTGCGGCGGAGTCGTCGGCAAGATCTGTTCCACGCAACTTGATCCTTCTGCCGTAAAGATCATGAACGACTACATCCCCCACGCCAACGTGGGGACGAATCTCTGGCAGGGGTATCTCGCAACCTCCGTTCACTCTGACGACTTCCTCGCCAAACTCACAGCGAACCTCAGCGAGCGCCAGCATCTGAACGTGCTCTACTTCAACACCAGCGGTAACAGCCTGCTTCCGGCGAACAGCTCCACGAACCTGCCCTGGGCTAACATCTATTACCACTGGCGTCAGCAGAACTCGAACATCGTGCATGACTATGTGATCTCTCCCTCGTTGATCAACCAGACGTGGATCACGTACACGCGAAACTTCGCGGGCCGCGTCGGCTCCCCTGGCACTGGTCTTGACGATCTCGACTCGTCCTTCACCACGCAGGGAACGAAGAGCCTGCCGTACATCACGGTTACGGGTTACTTCACACTCGGCAACGCTGTGCAGGGCCCCGTCGCAGGAACGAACTTCTACTCCGTGCGCGACATGCTCACCTGGACGCATGGCCGTCACTCCATTCGGTTCGGCGGTGAATCCTCGCTCGATAAGGACATTCAGCAGATCACGCAAACGAACTACGGTGTCTTTAGCTTCGGCACAACGATGACCGCCGGCACGGTGAACAAGGTGAAGTACACCGGCAACGCGCTGGCAGCGTTTGAAATTGGAAGCCCCACCGGCGTATCGCAGGGTTCGCCCGTCACGGGCTACACGAATAGCTGGAACACAGCACTGTTCCTGCAGGATGACTACCGCATTCTTCCGCGCCTTACGTTGAATCTCGGTATTCGTTGGGACATCCAAACGCCACCGACTGACCCGGAGAATAAGGAAGGTACTTACATCGCTGGTCGTCAGTCGGTCGTTCGCCCCACTGCACCTGTTGGTCAGCTCTTCCCAGGAGATGCCGGTGTTACGCGAGGCATCACGCCAGTTCGCTGGAACCACATCTCGCCTCGCGTAGGTTTCGCGTACGACCTCTTCGGCAACAGCCGCACCTCCATCCGCGGTGGAGCAGGCCTCTTCTGGGGCAGCACCTCCGGCAACGAGTGGAACCAGATGGAGAACTTTGTGCCCTGGTCGCTTACCTTCACCTTCACGAACGCCGGCAGCATTACCGGCGCACGCTTGAGCGATCCGTACAAGAATCTGGCTGGCGGCAATCCCTACCCTTACTCCGGTGGCTGGCCTGTGGCCGGAGCGCAGATCTACGGCATCTCCACGGACTATAACGGCCCCTATATTTACCACGGCAACTTCTCCGTCCAGCAGCAACTCACGAATACCATCGGCATCCAGATTGCTTATGTAGGAGCTCTGGCGCACGCGCTGCCATTCTCAACGGACGTCAACTATCCAGTGTTGGACGCAACGGCAAAAACAGGTGCCGCAAGCGCTCTGGCGCGGCGTCCGAACCCACTCTTTGGTCAGGTGGCGCTTACCAAGTCGAATCAAACGGCGTCGTATCATGCCCTGCAGGTGACCGGACAGAAGCGTATTGGTTCTTCGTTCACCATGTCTGCGTTCTATATCTGGAGCAAGGCGATGAGCAGCACCTCCATGCAGACACAGAACACAAACTCCGGTGCACAGGACTTCAACAAGCTTGGCGCTGAGCGTGGACTCTCCGACTACGACATCCGCAATCAGTTTGTGGCAAGCCTCATCTGGCGCAGCCATCTCTATAGCGGAAGGTCGCGTTGGATCGGCTCAACGGTCAACGACTGGGGTGTTTCTCTTATCGCAAAGGTCCACACCGGCAATCCTTACAACTTGTTGAATGGTGGCGATGCAAACCTCGATGGCAGCAGCAGCTACGATCGCCCTGAGCTCGTTGGAAACTCCAAGAATATCGCCGTTCGTTCGAATAAGGAGTGGTTCAACACCGCGGCGTTTGCCTACAACACACCAACCAACGGCAATCCTGTAGATGGCAACACGCCACGCAACTACATCATCGGGCCTGGGTATCGTGATATCGACCTGTCGCTTACGCGTAACTTCCATGTCACGAGAAAGACGGTTCTACAGGTACGTGCGGACGGCTCCAACGCTTTCAATATGGCGACGTTCACAACTCCTGCTACAAACCAGCGCACGATCACATCCAGTCTTTTTGGCCAGTTGAACACAACGAACCCAAACCGACTCGTTCAGCTTGGTGCAAAGCTGTTGTTCTAG
- a CDS encoding SIS domain-containing protein gives MKTLSEILNQPSVWETCLKSVTGTDLETLFGAHDPRQESWLFVGCGTSYYLAQAAAASFTELLDAPAAAVPASEIMLQPQLVFAGGRPCFPVLISRSGHTSEVLQVAEILRARGVEFLAVTCDGRELESTTPFVLKLPVQEESTVMTSSFTSMLLGLQCVAARIAGNQGFIDELHLLPAHLERLLKQYEQSVEVFAQNHIEDFAVLGQGALYAIASEVALKLMESSSTYAQYFHTLEFRHGPKSIVGPDTLVCALLSERNLNVEMPVLLEMKQLGSRIAAVVNHAPDALRAQADLLVELSLPVSELASLVVYVVWGQLLGSYRGLEKGLDPDNPRNLSRVVTI, from the coding sequence GTGAAAACGCTGTCTGAGATTCTGAATCAGCCCAGTGTCTGGGAGACCTGCCTGAAGAGCGTTACAGGGACGGATCTGGAGACGCTTTTCGGTGCTCATGATCCGCGTCAGGAGTCCTGGCTTTTTGTTGGCTGCGGAACGAGCTACTACCTGGCGCAGGCCGCTGCTGCCAGCTTTACGGAGTTGCTCGATGCGCCAGCTGCTGCTGTCCCGGCTTCGGAGATTATGCTTCAGCCCCAGTTGGTTTTCGCTGGCGGCCGTCCATGCTTCCCGGTCCTGATTTCGCGCTCTGGTCATACCTCGGAGGTTTTGCAGGTTGCAGAGATTCTGCGTGCTCGCGGTGTAGAGTTCCTTGCCGTGACCTGCGACGGCCGCGAACTTGAGAGCACGACGCCCTTTGTTCTCAAGCTTCCTGTGCAGGAAGAGAGCACGGTGATGACCTCCTCATTCACCTCCATGTTGCTCGGTCTGCAATGCGTGGCTGCGCGTATTGCGGGCAACCAGGGGTTCATCGACGAGTTACATCTTCTTCCTGCTCACCTCGAGCGTCTGCTGAAGCAGTACGAGCAGAGCGTAGAAGTGTTCGCGCAAAATCATATTGAAGACTTTGCTGTACTCGGTCAGGGCGCGCTCTATGCGATTGCTTCTGAAGTCGCGTTGAAGCTGATGGAGTCTTCCTCGACCTACGCCCAGTACTTCCACACGCTGGAGTTCCGGCATGGACCGAAGTCCATCGTTGGTCCGGACACTCTCGTTTGTGCGCTGCTTTCGGAGCGTAATTTGAATGTGGAGATGCCGGTCCTTCTGGAGATGAAGCAGCTTGGCTCTCGGATCGCCGCGGTCGTGAACCATGCGCCTGACGCGCTGCGTGCGCAGGCTGATCTTCTCGTGGAGTTGAGCCTGCCCGTGTCGGAGCTGGCGAGCCTGGTTGTGTACGTGGTGTGGGGCCAGTTACTGGGCAGCTACCGTGGTTTGGAGAAGGGGCTCGATCCCGACAATCCACGCAACCTCAGCCGTGTCGTTACCATTTAG